The genomic region ACGAAGCTAAAGTTAAGTTGAGCCCAAATTAAATTGAgtggtggaagaggaagagggtgtgtgtgtgtgtgtgtgtgagagagagagagagagcatgggtGGGAGAGATATGGAGGGTGGTATATAGAGTGGGGAAAGCGAGAGAGATATGTATTTGTATTTATGGATGCAATAAAACAAATTaaaaggcccgtggcaacgcacgggcattttactAGTCATTCTAGTACAACGCTCCGTGCTACCGGTCAACGATCTACTAAATCCCCTCAGAAATCACATTTGGCAGCAATGAGATACAGAATTCTGCAACCGTGATGTATTTATAGCACACAATATGAAAAACAAAATGACATAGGGCACGCTGGGAGGCATTCTCCAACTAAGCCAGTCTTCGTTTTAAAATCGAGCTACCTTCGATAGCTAAGGTTTCAAAACTAAAGAAAATTTTGCTTCACCTTCACTGATCTGGTCTAAAAGTGTGAATTCACGTGTTTCCATTATACGTGAAGGATgtcattggatcccacatatttaTTATGTTGTTGATTTGGTATGCTTGTTTCTTAGTAGAAGTTTGAACAACTATTTAATTAAGGACACAATGTTTTTTGTTATTTAGATTTTGGATCTCTAAGCTATATTGCTCTTTTGGATGACGAATGACAGAACCGGACATTATTAATTTTCACCATCACTTTGCCATTGAAAAATCATTTTCTTAGAGATATCATGGTGGCAAAAGGCAAAAAGATAGACACTTGTAATTCGGGCCGAATATTTGTAAGTGGACtgatttctcttctttttctttggcTCCAGTCACTTTTTTGTACCATCCGATCGTGATCCATCGGCTGAGAggctttcttcctcctctcacccCAACAAACAACCTCCAACATAGTCGGTCGAACCTTAAGGCACAACCATCTGCGGCCGGTGATGCTACCTCTCATGCATTAATTGCTGCCTCCTCCGCTAGTACATCGCCAGTCCCAGTCCCAGTCCCACTAAACCTACCCTTCTAAGAatactgcccccccccccccccacacacacacaccccttccCCGGCAAGCCTCCGCCTCGCTCCCGTGGGCGACACCATGACCGGTCATGGCGTCCTCATCTCTTGCGGGGCCCAGAATTGACAAGCGCTTCAAAAGAATTCAGGACAAAGAATAGCCAACGCGTGTAACTAATGGTTTGCGTTGTGATTTCAATGTCTCTCGTTAGACACAACTGAAATTGAAAAACtaactatatagttcttgtgcagGTGGAGTGAGCACTTCAAATTTGACACAAATTTGTCTTTCACGTTCCTTGTATATTCATGTACAAAAGaactgatgatcaatcaaagaacAGAGTTCGTATATCCATCTATACTCTTCTACACTGGCACTGCTGCATATGTATTCACAGTTTCACACATGCTCTACTGACGTACGCCGGGCGGCTAGTCAGCCCTGTGCAGGGCGCCGTCGACGACCCGGTGGAAATGTCCGACGTCGCACGGGATCCGCAGTACGCCCGGCTGGCCGTAGCCGTACTGCTGCGCCGCCATGTCGAGGAGCTCCGCGATGCGAGGGTCCCGGAGCAGCCTCACCGGCACCACCACCCGCTCGCCGCAGCCGGTGACCATCGGGACGTGCCCTCTAGGGACCTTCTCCCGCTCGTCGTCGCGGCACGGCGAGGCGCCGGGCGACAACGACGACTCGCCGCCGTTCTTCTTCCTCCATGCCATGGAGATGAATAAGAATGGGTCAGACCGGTCGATCGCCTCGACGTTGGAGGCCTGGAGGCTGGAGTTGCGGCGAGCTCGATGGCTTCTTGGGTTGGCGCTGCGGAGAGATGATGAGGCCGAGCCAGTACATTTATACGGCCGGGAAGTAGAACGTGTGCTTCATCCTACGTAGGTGGTCAAAGTCATGGCGTGGATAGTCTCGTGGCCATGGCCCGACCTCGACGATCCTTCGGGGTGGATGGCAGTTTATTGCACTTGGCGGCTTCTTTTTGACCTGTCATGAGGAGCGGCGGTCGTGTGAAAGAAGTCCAAAATCTGAGGCCATCGAAAGGGGCGCGGACAAGCTAGGTTCGTTGCATGCTGGCCAAAAAAAAAAGGAGGGAGAAAGTAACCGGAAATCCTACTCTGATCCCCgagctcttctcttctcttcttctatGAACAGTACATTCAAAACCGCTCAAAAAATGGGCAGTACATTCAAATGAAAATGTTAAATAAATTTGAAAAATCTgattatttttttatatatacatcaAAGATGCTTGCAAATTTTCACACTAAGATGGCATCCAGAGAACTCGGTACAAAAAACTAAAATTGAAGCTCAAATTTTACTGCAACTTTGGACGTTTTTTTAGCTATAATTTTTGAAGCGCCGTTGCGAGGGTATTCTTTTCGAATTTAGTTGCATGTCCGCTTGGGGTCATCGATTCTTGCCGGCCCTTGGATCAATATAGTGTAAATATTACAGATGGTTGAAATTACTCGTAGTATCTATCATGTAGGGCACAAGCACAAAAGAATGTTGTCAATCGGTGCCCCGTTCCTAAGCGTGGATAAGTTTGATTGGACTCAACTTGGACCAGCGTGTTGACgacacaagatttggcggcccgCACGTTACGGATTATTATAAGGAAAACAACTAGGGTACGAGCGTGGTTACATGTAGGTCGGCCAAAAAAATGGTGTAGGTTTTTTTTTTGCGCCGTTGGGTCTGGTCAACGACTGTTGTTTGTATTCTACCCCGAGCCTTTTCCCTCTCCGAAACCGCCAACCACCACCAGCTTATCTGCATGGGTCGTCACCCATGGTCCACGGTGCTCACGTGACCGTCTCGCTGCCTCACCCGCACCTTATCACCGTCCACCACCATGATGCCGCCACCCTCGACCATCCCTCTAAACCACCCAGATGGCTAGATTCGTCCCACGGACCACTTTCCACCTACCCGAACCTGTCAACCGGCGTCTTCCTTGCCTATGACCGCGACGCCGCTGCTCACTGTCAGTCGCAACGTCGTTCGTAATCAATGTCGGCCTCAATCTACGCTTGTTTTCTCTCCAAAATTGATTTGTATAAATTTAAAATTCAGTCAACTTATAAATAGCTCATGCGTTAAAATATTTGTTTCAACTAGGAGATCTTTCTTCTACATAAGGACTCGGATCTAGTATAAAGCTGCATCTGATCTTTGTCTCTCCTCCAAGAAAAGGCGGCTAGGGTTTTCGCCTCCCGTCGGCGGCGCCATCGATCTCCCACATCTCATGTGGCCTTAGATGGATCTCCGCCCTTGCCAGCGAGAGGGCTTCGTTTTCAGGTGCTTCTTcaagtttttttagggtttgtgtcctgctcaagaagacgagacggcggcggcttcttgaagatagaataaggttctccccgtctAGAGCCCCCCGTCCTGATGGTGTGTCTAGTGTCGTCGGAGGGCGTGTGAAGATGTGTCTTCGGCGAATCTTGCGGGATTCGGTTGGtggttgtctttggtatatccgcTCGGATATGGTCTTTGTTCGTCTTTGTTCACGTGTCAttaggttggatccttctgatctgcttctcttcattggcggcggttgctgttctggtgcgttggtcctacgaggccttagcacgacgactttccgactgtctactataatAAATTGTGCAcggctccgacgagggaggggcgatgacggcggcgcgccttcggctcgcttcagtgcttatagCCGTCACTAGATGGTCTacaaatctggatgtaatttttattatatttgatGTTCGTTGTACTGCTATAATTAAAGACGAATAGATCGACAATTTCCCgtaaaataaataaacaaaggTGCATCTAAAGTACAAGCCACCACGAACAAGGAGAACCACTACCATCATCAAAACGAGCCGCGACGACCGTCGTCCTGCCGAATTTGTCAAAGCCTGGCCAGTAAACGCCCGTAAACCAGTGGCCCGCGGCTTTGGCGAGGAAACGGGAAACACACCACGCGTGTAATTGCCGCTCGCGCGATCATATATACACTCGTCGAACGGTTCAAAGAACCCAGAGCGACGGAGACAGATGCATGCTGATCGCAGCCGCTCGTGTGACCCCGTTGCCTTCGCGGCACGTGGGCGTGCGGCCAACTCGCAGGGTGCGATCGTGCAATCTTGCTCCGTTTCCGTTATTCTCCATGTGGTAAGGAATAGCACTCAGACTTGTGGTTAACAGTGGAGTTACAGATTCTAAAAAAAAAAGTGGCGCTACAAGTCTGAAATCTGAATAGTATTGACGCACGTGCAATCTATGGCAagttctttttttttgaggggaatcTATGGCAAGTTCGAGACGTGTTTCTCAATCTGTCACGGGAAAAACGGAACGTCGGTCAAGGCAAAAAAAAAACTCGGGGAACGTGGTCGACTAAACCAATGGGCCAGGTGTCCAAATTCCAGCCCATAGAGCCTGATTGCGAGGCCTCCTATTTGACACCCATTTGCATCAAAGGCCTGCCAAACGCACAGGCCGATGTGCTTCTAGACCAACCCATTTCGAGCTATTCCTTAGCACGAGCGTCCGTAGTTTTTCTTTATTCTGGGTATGGTAGGTTTTTGTTTTCTGGTCCggtttttcctttgtttttattttttccatTTAATATTTTAACCTCATTTATTatttataaatatatatatatgtgtgtgaaaAAAGGTCTTGTCTTGTTTTACAAATGTTTCGGAATTTTGAAAATTTTATTATATTAGAAAATATTGGCATAACTTTCAAGAACCATGTATTTAGAAAAAAAGTTTAGATAACTCAAATATAACCATGGTTTTATAAAATTTTGAAGCTAAAATGTAAACACAAAAGAAATAAGTAAGGTTAAATTGAAAATAAACAAACAAGGAATAGGGTTTTCTTTTTTATTCTCCGGTTATATTGTTTTTCACCCGTTTGCAGCTTTTTTGTTGGTTTCACTTTTTtcgtttcttttctatttttgatTTCATTCTTCACCCGTTTCTGTGGGTTTCTTCTTTGTTATAAatttggttttcttttgttttcttccatTTTAATTTCGATCTTTGTaactttggttttctttgtttctctcTTCGTAATTTTCATCTGGGTTTGCTTTCAACACATGTTAAAAAAAATGACAACATTCAACATTTCTCATGTACATCAGAAACATTTACTATATACACATTAAACAATATTTAAATACTTGATTAATAGTTTTTTATGtctattttttcatacacattgtattctTTTCGTATGTATCTAATACTATTTTGAGTCAGGTTTAATATATTTTTAATATAAGATTCACAattttctaatacatggtcaatattttttccataaacattttgtaaaaataaataaatgcttGATTAAATATtgttcaaatacaagattaacatttgttTAATCCAAGTTCAATATTTTTTGtaaatgtttaacatttttaaCACATTTCCGGCATTTTCTTACATTTAATTTTTGAATGCTTTATTCACTTTTTaaaaatacatggtcaacatttcttTCTTTACACATTGGTTATCTATACACGTTTTTTGTATACACAAGGAACATTTTCTCTATAcgtatttaacatttttcaaatgcttcaaTAACATTTTAAAGAAGATCTCACAACTctttttttgtaatatatttgttgaaaaaacaaacaaaaaacaagaaaaaaatgtgACTAGCCACCCGCACATCTAGTTCTCCAACAGATTATTCCTGCATATCTCTGGTGCAACACTTGAATATATAGCATAACCTGCCAACTCCATTGATCACGTGAATTTGCGGCGTCGCGTCATAATCCTGCTGCCATCCTGCACACAATCCATGCCCAAAACAAAGAGCCAAAAGATAGATATCCAACATGCGTACACGTACCAAGAGACATGTACGAACTCATCTCCCGtccttttttctttgttttcttccgACACACCCGATTGATATGATGGCCTGCGTTATCTGACTCTTCTTTTTAACAACAAATCTCATGCCTTCACACTGCAACCTCCTGTAGCAGCCATGACTTAgtaccagtggcggagccaggatatTCAACATGGGTGTGCGAAGTAAAAAATTTGTTGCACAACAATGTAagaaataaaaaaattcatatttttttcgaaaagggggactccctggcctctgcatcagaatgatgcatacggccaacttATTAAAAAGATAAATAGGTTCAATAAGGTCTTAGAGTCTCGAAACGAAAATAAAGGAGAGCTCACAAAGAGCCAACAGGGCCAAAAACAAACTGGCCATGAAAAGCCACAACTGGCTGGCATAAGAAGGACaagtaaactaattgcctatcctattacatgaccgccatccaaatcggttgaagatatcccgtgctaccatctcccagcgggtagatccagtaaccaaacgctccctggcctccatggAGTGAGTAGCGATCatatacggatcaacgcagtggctcgaAAAATaatctgcaaaaaatgaatatttgttgttctgttaaagaccaaatcatttctgcagttccagactgcccacaataaagcacaaACTCCTACTCGAATATGTCTCGCTGTTTCGGTctctatcccgttaagccacgtttcaaataacgtgttgacagaactcggtggagtaatattaaatgcAATATGGATTGTCCGCCATAAGACTTTTGCTAACGGGCAATCAAGAAAAAAGTGTTTGATGGTTTCCTcctgatcacagaaactacacctagtagatcctgtccaattaCGTTTTGCCAAATTGTCCTTGGTTAATATTATTTTTTtgatggacaaaccacataaacactttgattttcaaaggaatTTTAACAGCCCAAACATGTTTGGAGCTAGAAATTGAGCTTGAATTGATAACATCAACATACATTGATTTAACAGTaaactctccagacctagtaagtttcCAACACAATTTATCCGGTTGAGTTGAACCTCCGTCAGTCTACTTACTAggtggagccattcttcccaataATTGCCAATTAGCGTCCTTCTGAACTGAGTATTAAGGGGGTTGGATTGAAGTACCGTTGCAACGAAcgcctcacgtcgttgaacaatacgatacagagATGGGTATTGAATGGCAAGGGGGGTCTCTCCGAGCCAATTATCCTCCTAAAATCGTGTACTAGCACCGTTGCCaataataaactttgtcctattaaataAGGTTAATTTGactttcataagccctttccaaaaaggtgagtcagTCGGCCTTGCTGTCACATGAGACAAAGTTTTGGAGTGAAGATACTTGCTACGGAGGATCTGTGCCTAAGTGGCATCCGTCTCAATCGATaacttccacagccacttgctgagaagacatctgttttcAATAATAACAACAGAGAAACTACAAATTATTCATTATAGCGACCGTGTTTTCAATAATTCAGTTACATTGCAACAAGGACAAATGATGGTGTTTTCCTTTACTTGCACGAAGAATTTACCCTCAAGAGAAGTAATCAAGCAATCATTTAAATATTGTTCCTTCATGGTGGAAAATCTTTCAAATTTGAATGTTTATAATTCAGAAATTCACCTTGATTTCCttgcacatcttcacaagttttgTAGCGAGCCAATGCAGACCATGCTCAAAATTGACTGGATTCTACAGTAGATTAGCCAAAACAAAACCAGGAAATAAATATAACCTTCAATTCTCGACTAACAATTCAaagaaattaaaataaaacacttccaaaataaaaacaatcagacgatggacgaaCTGCGATGGTGCGGCGATCTGCGATGGCCGAGAGATggtgcggtggcggtggcggagacgGTTGCTTTCGATGGCCGATGCGGGGATGCGATGTGATGTTGCCCGGTTTCACGATGCAATGGCTCCTTTTTTTTCTTGAGGGGTTGATGCGGTGGCTCCTGTGGAGCTGTCTCCTCGACCGCGATTAATTAGCTAGCGTTAAGCCTCAAGGATAAGGCCCAGAGCACTGTACTAGCAACGTAGCAGCCCAACATATGCCCAACTGGCATTGAATCATTCGTCACTTCCGTTTATCCTGCCTTATACGTACAACTAGACCGCCATGCGCTTTATAAACGCATATAGAAGCTTATATACTGAATTTTTCTGCCAAAAATATTGAGTATGCATTGCATACCCTTGCATTAGCCTagaatacaagtgtcctacttgaacACGACTTCGTATTCTGTCTACACACCATACGACTTCAAGTCCAACtataacctaacttgtacaataatattcgacataaCTCTAACATGATTTGCCACCTGAACATCTACGGATCCCTGTAATAATTGAATCTATGCAATAAAGAGTCGCTGGGATTTAAAAAAAAAACAACGTTAACCTATCTAAAATGACCTCCGGCCCATCATTGCCCGACAATTTGTGGGAGAAAGAATGGGACATATCTGGATTTCGATTTCGATTTCGATTTGTGCACGTCTCATACATAAACGAGAGCTGTTTTCTCACTTTAAGCGAGACGAAGCTTTACCCTTAAATGAAACAGGCTAGCCATTGCGCCACCTATCACGTCCTGTTCTACTACTATGATGGGTTCTACTTAAAGGAAATAAGCCAAACGCAACTACTGGTTCCTATGTATATATAATGTccgttttatttttgttttctttttttgtcttcccTCGGGTTTTTTCATTAGGTTTTTATTTTCCTGTTCCTTTTGTCTATTTTGGATCTTTTtcgtttttttggtttttcttagtttctttttttcattttacaatcttatatacatgatcaacattttttaaataattgtTCAATATTTCTaaaataattgttcaacatttttatatgcatgatcaacattttttcaaatttttgttcaacatttttatatacatgatcaacattttttcaaataattgttcaatATTTTGCAAATacatgttcaatatttttcaaatacatattccacatttttatatgcatgatcaaaATTGTATTCAAATACTTTTCAACATTTTTGAAGTCCTTGTTCAGCAATTTCCAAATAATTTTTCGACATTTTTTACATACATTATCAACACTTCTTCgagtacttgttcaacattttgtaaatacttattccaattttttaaatacttgttctgCATCTTTAAATATTTTTAAGAGTGTTttctataatatatatatatatatatatatatatatatatatatattcaaactATTTTAAAATATAAACAAAAGTACAGACAAAAAAGTATAACAAAAAACTGAAAACGTAAAAAAAAAGAGGATGTGGCCTCCCGTGATCGTAGGCCAGCCCAGCTCGCTCGCCCTTCAGCGAGTCAGAAGCCAGACTCGCTGAAGTAACCTCAAGATAGGGCTGCCCACTTAACGAGCCCGCAAAAAAAAGGGGAACTTTTTTCAAATGCACCCTCAACTTTTTTTAGCATATGGTGAACGTTTTCAAATGGACACTGAACTTTCTTAgcatatggtgaacattttttacaaCAAACATCGAACATATTTTTGTATATGATTAACGTTTCAattatatacattgaacattttcaaatatatgatgaacatttttcttacacaatgaacattttttaaaattttgatgaACTCTTTTTAATATACTCTGAACTGTTCTAAAGGGTATGCtgaacaattttctaaaatatatCTTCCTATTTTTAATAAAATAGAAAAGGTTGTAGCTTCTAAAGAACAACAGCTCGTTTTTTGGGTGAAAAACGGACTTATAAACCGAAGAGGAAAATATAAAAGCAGCTTCATTTGTAAGTGGCCGCATTTGCGTAGGGTTCAACGAAGCCACTTGACACACACGAGCGGCAAGCTGGAGCTCTCCAACAAGCGTCAAATAGTATTGTGTCCCAATCACGAAAGCATTGATGGGCTGAACCAAGCTGAACGAGTAACTGGTATTTTCACATTTCTAATTTCCAAATGATGTGTATAATTAATATATTATTATTTTTAACATCGTATATTTTAATATTCCCTCTGTGAAGAAATATAGGAGCGCTTAGATCGCTACTTAGTGAAACGGTAGTGATCTAAACGTTGTtgtatttctttatggagggagtactttgtaTGATATGTGACATGGCAAGAGAAAAATTGATGTTTTTAAAGAAGCTTGCATCTATTTGAGAATTTTCTATACATTTTTAAAAAGCATCTATGCATCTGAATAAATTATTAAGTAATTAGAAAAGGTGGCAATCCATTTATAAAAATGTCCGTTTAATTTTAGTAATAATTGCCTAGTTtcattatttttcttttatttttataaaactgCTCACACCTTTACAAAATGTTCATCTAATTTCGAAACATGTTATCATTTTGTTAGAAAAATCATTTAACTGAAAAAAGTGTTCAATAAAAACTTATTTTTTTATTAAATGTTCACGCCTTACGTGAAAATGTATATACCTATAAACTGATCACGCGTAAAGTACGAGAAGCAAGCTACTCAAAAGAATCCATGGTGGTGTCTGAAGCGAAGGTTCACCAACTTTTTGGAACGAGCAATTAAACAAGAACGAGCAACTTGTTCACCTCGAGAAATTAAACAAGAATGAGCACGGACGTGCCTTTGCCACCGTCTGGGTTCCTTGAACAAACATCCTTGCACTGGCTGCTGTCAAGAAATCATACTTGGAACGTTTCCCTTTTCTTTCTTTACTCCTAGTTGGTATATATAGTTGCAACATTCTTGCACGTTGACTGGATGCCACTCAGCTTTTGAGCGACGCGCTTGATAATCAGGTGTGCATGTCTCTGACCGAACCTTCCAATGACAATATGACAGCATGCATGCACGACCGTCGTTGATTAATTATTTACACCTACACTTTTGTGCAAAAGGAGGAGACTACGTTGGAAAACTGCACGCCACCGGTACGAAACGGTCGGCCCTTTGAGCTTTCTGGCTGAAGACGGCCCACTTATATGCTGCAAAGGCATGCATCTGGACTGGTGGAGAGACATATATAACCACATGGTGGACACATATAAGACGACACAATAAGGTTCAGACTttgttagtactccctccggtcctttttactctgcatattaggtttgtccgaagtcagtctcatccaactttgaccaagtttatataaaaaattatagacattcacataacaacaccaatatctttagattcatcttggaatatattttcatattatatttattagatattatagatgctaataatttctaatataaatttggtcaaacttaacaaagtttgacttttgGCAAATCCAATGTACAGAGTAAAAAAGACCGGAGGGAGTATAAGGCTAATAAGCTAGCCATCACGCACCAAGCAGAAATATTTGACCAAGCACAAACTACCACTCCGATGTATCAACTGATTGCAGCTGCTTATATTTCAAAATGATAATGCTTCGCAGAAAGAAGGCTATACATGGTTTATTCGTCATCGATCCCTAGGTTGACGGCATACATCTAAAACGAAAAATTCACATTTTACCACACCTGCGGTGATTTTTGAGACACCTCTACCCAATTTATCGGCTGTTTTCTAGAATTTACCCAATTGAAGCCGTTTGTGTTACACTTTTTACGCGTTTTAATATTTCACCCCAATTTTAAAAGGTTGTGTCTGCCATCAGGTGTTGCGGATTAAGTGTCCCTTGATGCCCATCTCAGGGCTTGTACAATGAGAGATGcttagggaggtgcttagaaaaataaaccgaatttttctgaagcaccggtgcctatttctataggagagacgcttagttaagcgtctaccaTGTACAATAAGCATCGGTGCTTAAGGAAatcctggtttatttctctaagcacctctcctaagcatctcccattgtacaaggcctcatGTGCGCACTAGCATGACCATCGTGCGCCCATCTCCCCAAGTAATGCTACATCTACAAAATGTTACTTAATTTTTTCACAAGCAAACTGATGTGGAGGATTATTATTGCTAACAAGGGATGAAGGAGCTCACCCCGGTTGA from Triticum aestivum cultivar Chinese Spring chromosome 4A, IWGSC CS RefSeq v2.1, whole genome shotgun sequence harbors:
- the LOC123082464 gene encoding auxin-responsive protein SAUR71-like, whose translation is MAWRKKNGGESSLSPGASPCRDDEREKVPRGHVPMVTGCGERVVVPVRLLRDPRIAELLDMAAQQYGYGQPGVLRIPCDVGHFHRVVDGALHRAD